Proteins encoded within one genomic window of Macaca fascicularis isolate 582-1 chromosome 16, T2T-MFA8v1.1:
- the ATP5MC1 gene encoding ATP synthase F(0) complex subunit C1, mitochondrial — translation MQTTGALLISPALIRCTRGLIRPVSASFLNSPVNSSKQPSYSSFPLQVARREFQTSVVSRDIDTAAKFIGAGAATVGVAGSGAGIGTVFGSLIIGYARNPSLKQQLFSYAILGFALSEAMGLFCLMVAFLILFAM, via the exons ATGCAGACTACCGGGGCATTACTCATTTCTCCAGCTCTG ATCCGCTGTACCAGGGGTCTAATCAGGCCTGTGTCTGCCTCCTTCCTGAATAGCCCAGTGAATTCATCTAAACAG CCTTCCTACAGCAGCTTCCCACTCCAGGTGGCCAgacgggagttccagaccagtgtTGTCTCCCGGGACATTGACACAGCAGCCAAGTTTATTGGTGCTGGGGCAGCCACAGTTGGTGTGGCTGGTTCAGGGGCTGGCATTGGAACGGTGTTTGGCAGTTTGATCATTGGCTATGCCAG GAACCCATCTCTCAAGCAGCAGCTCTTCTCCTATGCCATTCTGGGCTTTGCCCTGTCTGAGGCCATGGGGCTCTTCTGTTTGATGGTCGCCTTCCTCATCCTCTTCGCCATGTGA